In Montipora foliosa isolate CH-2021 chromosome 9, ASM3666993v2, whole genome shotgun sequence, the DNA window CTGCAAAGAATTCTTGAAAACTCCGATGAAGAAATGTGTAGCGGACGCAGGGCTTCCTTCTACTGCTGCCACCATGGTCTGAGATAAATCCAAACTTGATTAACCGATTTCCCATGATAGCTTCTCCGGTGTCCTCAAAGTATGACTCGCCCTTACGGAGAGCTTTCAGCGCCATTCTTCCCAGGATAAACAGATCATTTTTATACACTGCAACAAGGTCTTCACTCTCGCTTGAAATGTTGTTCTTCACTTCATATCGTCTCAAAACACAAAGCACTATTTCCTTGAAcagttgtgttttgttttgtggtaaAGAACCGAGGTCCTCAAAAATAGCACACAGGAAAATTGTATGTAGAGGACTTCTCGTCAGTTCCCTTAAACTATCTTGTGGGTGGTCACAATCCTCTtcggcatcatcatcatcatcatccccATCCCTATCGTCACCATCATCGTTCTCATTCTCCTCTTCCTCCGAGCAGGCATTCATCAAAGCTTCTGTGTTCACGTCCCAGtcgtcttcctcctcctcctcctggTTGTCATCAACATTAGGAATACCATCAGACGTTTCCTCCTTTTCTGCGCCCTCATGCCAAATTGCTGTAATCAGCCCTTCAGCCAAATCTTCGCGGTGTTCAAAATACCTTCTAATAAAAGTCTTTGCGTCACTTTCCGTAAATCCCTTAATTTCCAACAGAGTGTCGGAATACGGCCTTACTTTCTTTCCAGCTTCATGACGAGATGTAAGAACAATGTGACAGCCAGAaagctgttttcttttaattagaTTTAAGTACACTTCTACTTTTTGGGGGTCTGTTTCATCTAATCCATCAAGGACTAACAGAACTTTAGAGGGATTTTCTTTAAGAAACTTGACAAACATCTCTTTAACTTCTGTGTCAACATCTTTGGGCAGAATCTGATCGTCAATAGCCTCCCAGATGCTGGAGTTAATATCATGACACCTGAGAAGCAGAAGCACTTCAATTTTCGGGAAAGACTCGTCCCAGTCATGATCTTGGTTAGTTGCCCAGTCATATGCCAGCTTTTGACTGTAGGTCGTCTTTCCCATGCCGGGTTCACCTTCAATGAGGACAATCAGTGGATTATGGCAATCTTTATGTGGTGTAAAGATACCTGTCATGTTGGTGATTTCTTGCTTCACTGTGCCGCGCCTCTTTTGTTTTGTAACTATTTCTAGCCTGGTGAAAATGTCTTTCAGATGAAAGCTGACGTCTTCACACCAGGGAATTGGCAAAACCACGCCCTCACATTTTTGGTAAATTTGTCGTATCCTCTCAATGATAAAGCCACTTGGACACGAAGCACctagaaaagaaaaatacaccAAAAAAGCATTTCAACGGCGGTTTAATAGTTTCAGATTTGCTTCGCCTAAATATATGTAATTTTTTATTTGACTGGCGTCTTGAAGTAAAACTCTGGGTTGCTTCtccagggttttcgtttgaggccggaaGGCCTCACGTTTCGTGTGGTGGTTTCCCATTCCATATccggtactttgatgccaatatttgaggggtttgttttcttttttattattataatttttaaatttacttttaaaagagaatttgagtgaacttcagccttgcctgggaaaccgattcttgggttccagaaacactaGAAACAGCGTTTCGGAGTGTTctattttaaaagatttttaaGGGGTCCCTAGTCCCCCCTAGGTAGCTCGCGCCTTCTGCCGTTCGCAAGGCGCCAAAAATGTCACGTctggtgctttcagaaatatgtccgctactttacaaaactgtcgaaaaccctgCTTCCCCTTACCTCTGATAATCTCTCTACGGTTTTGTGACTAACGCATATATAAAGCCTTTCTACTTTAGGACTCGTTTGTAGTAGTTTAATTTTTAGTGTACCGTGCATACATAAAGATGACCACTGCAACTTTCAATTTACAAGGAAAGCACTTTGTGCAATCCTCGTAACCCCAGAGTGAGTAGGATTAATCCGTTGATCCTGGTGTCAAAATTGCATTCATTCTTCATTCGTTCACTGACTATGCAACGAGACTCAGTGCGAGCTGCATGCATGCGATTCTCACAAAACAGATGAaggcaaaacactaaccaaaagGGACAGCACATAAGGATTGAAAGTGGACAAGTGTGCTCCATTCAAGAATTGTACATCAGATTCGTGTTCAGGCAAAATcagatttgcttttttttcttctttcagacTTCATTAAACAGGTAGGATGATACTTTATCGGTTGGGTCGGACTGCTCAGTGCTGTTTTctgcatttgttttctttgcttttttttgtccaATCCGTAATATTTAGCAATCCCTCACTTTACCAAAACCCAATGGACGTCAAAACAAATCTGCGTTTAAGTTGGAAACTACATTagttaccttattataggaaattaacaacGCACTTTATTACGTTAATTTAATGCATCTTAATTAATGTCGATGTAAATTTAATGCACGCTATTTTAcaacattgttattttaaagCACCTTTATTTCATTACAAAACTTTATTAGTTCCTCAGTAGATCCATTTGATCAATCCTAAAAGCTAACTACTgtaaatgcttctttttctccATGAGACATATGTATGTTGAGATTTTTtaagtgcagcaaattcgtGTTACTGCAACAAACTGAggctttgaaagatcttttgaatTGAGTTAGTTAGTTCTAGTTAggcttcaaaacaaaaacttagATACATCCGTGGACTTGTCTTGGAAGGTTTTATTAACGAAAGCCAAAACGCAGATCGGCGTTCAGAAATGTAAAGTGCGAGTTCGCAGAATTATGACAATCGCAGTAAGTAAAGCAAGATGCTTATCgaaaaattcgcgttaatttaatgCATGTAAACCTAACTTTTGAAAAAATCGCGTTAATTTAGTTTAACATAAATTTTCTTCGCGTTGTCAACGTGCAATGTTAATTTCCTACAATAAGGTACCCCTCTCTATTCAATGATCAAATTGCCTATTTCgtgcctggggcccgtttctcgaaactcccgaaaacttttcgggcccgaaaatcCATTTGTGAAAATGCCAGCTGCTtgctttggaaagccgatcttttaacatgttttcaagctaactcaaagaaacacgtctgtgaagtttgacgacttaaatcctttccgttcttgaaataaaaagggaattgtgacacccgaaaatggcccgaaaagtttcgggactttcgagaaacgggctccagGTCTTTCGTTATAAAAGGTACCTTGCGTCCCCACAGAACACTGGGAAGATGGACAGCTTTCTCGTGTATCTCGAGTTGTGCTTTGATCACTGGAAGAAGCACCTggttaaataaaataacaaacttCATTTGACTCTCCCATAATGCAAGCAATAAACATGATGTAATGACTGCCTGTCTAAACATATAATAGGTTCCCatgtttgtataaacgtaaccttcccatgtttgtgtttgtttggCAACGTTTTTACGGATATTCCCCTAAAGAGATGTTTCGTATACGGTTTGATATAAGGTAGATAGCGCACTTACGCCCAACACACTGCCAGCTAAAGTTAGCTTTATTTCAAGAAACGTCTATGCAAGGAAAAGTCGGATAGCAGTCCGAATTTTTGATCAGGCAATTTTGGAAATTGTACTGCTGAAGACTGTACCTTCATGGTGCACAGACTTTTTGTCTTCCAATTTTCCTTCTGTTTGCGATAGGCCATGATGTTTAAAAGAGCTACctgtaaaaaatataaaatgaataaataagatACCTATGTTAAACCTTGGGCAATAAACGAAACAAATGTTAAAATCATGACATACCACTACATAACGCTGAGTTAGGTGTACCTGCACTACTGACAGTAGCTTCATCGCCTTCAGTCTGCTCACTAGCCTGTTTGACAGctgaaaatactcctagtttTGGTCTGGTTGGGCGTTCATTTTCGAGGGTGTCGTCTATAGACGTAGACATAAATTTAGTTCGTGCACATGGTGGTCCCTACCGCACACCCCTAATGGGTCACTGGTACCACAGCACTCACATGGATAGCCTGTAATAGTTGTTTTAGACACACCTTTTAACCTAGCAAGCGATTTACAGTAATTAGCCGCCAGTAAGTTGTACCTGTTAGGTCCCAACTGCATTTTCGCTTCATTCTCCTTTGTACTTGGGCTGGGATCTGCTGATGCTCGAGAGAAACACCTATTTGAAATAGAATGTGGTGGTGAACGCCAGTGAATAGTACACTCTCATGTATCACTGGCTAAATTAAACGAACATGAATGGTGCTTATGTATTTCTATACAGTCCTGTTTGGGTTCAGTCTGAGTAAGATTTGATTAACGAGATTCTTAGTTCCCCATCATGTTGTAAGTTGGTGAAaaaagtaacttttttttccgTTGATATCTGCATTgctgatgataataataataataataaattttggATAGTGCTAAAACTATAGAGGAATATTCAAAAGCGCTTAACATTAAGTTAAAAATCCCTTAAAAgctaataataaaaagaatatGTTATGCTATAGTAAAGTATAAAAAATGAGATTCTAAAATTCCAAAGTAATTTAACATAAGCATCAGAACTGTTCCAAcaaattaaaagctttttaaaaaagaaatgttttaagttgctTTTTGAAAATGTGGAGACTGCTACTTGTTCTTATAGTTAAATAATGGCAACAAGTTCCATAAAACATGTGCAGCATGACTTGTAGATAAAAAGGAGCAATTTAAACTGAACTCTGAACGACACTGGAAGCCAATGTAAGTCGATAAGGGCGGACAAGACTTGACCAAAGTTCACAATCTGAAAAATCACTCTAGCCGCGGCAGATGACAGTTAAGCAATGTTCATGCAGCAGCAACTGCACACATAACGTGATAAGCACCACACAAACATTCATTTGACTTCTACACTGATTAGCATTCAAATCATCAATAAGGTTAATTCATACCAGAAACTAGGGCATGCATCTTCTCCAAAAGATCTTTGCTCTGTTTGGTCCAGCTGTATTTCTTTCTGTAGGAGTCGCGTAAACCCATAGCCTCGTCAAGACGCGTACGCCTCTCTTTGTTCCAGATGGCCCTGATGGCTGCTTCCCATGCATCGGCATCTTCTGAGTTAATGACAAACGAGGAGCCGAATGGCACATTGCTCAGAGCTTCTCCAAGCCCCGAGTTCTTGCTGACCAGCACAGGTAAACCAGCTGATAAGGCCTCCAGAACTGGCAAACCAAAGTCTTCTGTTCTGGAGGGCATGAGTGCAAGATCTACCTCACAGAATAATTTCTTTAAAGCTTCTCGGCTTTTGGTGTAGCCTCTCACACTTAACCGGTTTGAAGGGATACCGAGTTCAAGAAATCGGTTGGCGATCTCCTCATGTGTTCCATCGGGAGCTCCGACAAAAACAAGATGTGTGTCGGGCAATTCAGCAATGGATTTTGCTACAATGTCAAATCCCGGCTTTAATTTAAAATGTCTGGCATTCCCACGACCGAACACCAAGACGCTGCGGCGTTTTCGTTCGTCAGGAGCTTGCTGAACACTTGCAAACTCATCAAAAACGCTTGGGGTAAGTTCGAAAACGTCTTGTTTTCGGTACGAGCGAAGATATGTGCGAAAGGCCTCAGTCAACTTAGGCCCAATTCCTACAACAAAATCAGCCATCTCGCACAGCTCCACTTCAACTTTGCGCTTTTCCTCGCTCTTCGAGATTGGATTCTCATCAGATTCAAACATTCCCAATTCCTCTGGGTCGGTGTCCACCACTTGAACCCACTTGCATGTGTGGGATTTCCGAATGATTTGCGCCTGGTGACCGAGTTTCGCCCCACGACCAACGATTATGTCTATCTGCAGATCTTCTGGAGGAAAACTGAGCCATTCCAGTTCTTCATAACCAGGCCGTCGTGTTGCCTCAAGAATTTTGACATTAGATCTCAGCGCTTCTTTTATCTCCTCCTCACGGCATTTTGGTAAAAAGACAGTGATTCGCGCATGAGAAAATTTTGCTAATTGAATGGCAAGCTCTCTGAGTCCGCCTTCGCTTGATCCCCACTCAGAAGCCAAAATGGTTATTTTAATTTTGCCGTCACCAGAAGCTTGCTCGTGTTCTTGAGACAGACATGAAGTCGATGCCATGGTTAAACACGTTCTGTCGGCCGCTTCAGTGTACAGGAGGGATCTTAAGCCATAGCGTTCGGAATCcttgagacaaaaaaaaatacatattaaACTGtggaaaaaaggaaactttttCACCTATATTTTCCCGCCCCAATTTTTGTCACTTTTACGCGGAGAATATACGTAACGAGTGTTGCAGGATCAACGCTTGTTCTTGGGAATGCCGTGAAGCTGATGCCATGGTTGAGCATAACGTTTAACAGGCTATAGCAGTGTACAGGGTGGATCTTGAGCGGTACTAGTTCTTGACACAGAAAAACACTTCAGGCATTACTGAAACAGTGCCAGGAAGGAAACtttttaaaacactttttttccattttttgtcatTTAAGCAAAGGGAAACTTGGGTAATTAGTCTTGAGTGATCAACTCACAGACTACGATGCTGAATTCCCACTGAAGGTCTTCTAACAAGGGCGAAGTGTCTTCAGTTCTAAACCAACGCTTTCTGCATAGCTTTGGTCAAATCATGATTTTTGCAGTTCTTCGCAGATTCCAGTTTTTTTCCCAAAGCAACAAAGAATGCCTCAGGCCTGAAGAAAATGTTAGTGTTACCTTATTTGCAGTAAGTCTCCGCTTTCAGCAACTGAGCAGTCAATTGTAAGTGGACAGAACGCTGCGATGGTATGAGCCGCACTTTGGAAAAGATTTTTAGTCAACTTTGTCTGccaaaaaatcacaaaaagtTACGTTGAAATCCCTGTgaacaaaacaaacacaaaaagcCAGCAGACCTGCTAGAGTCGCATTAGTTGCAGACAACGGTAGCCGCGGTAAGATTTGCCTTGGGTTTTTTCCTCATGGTAGTCACAAATTGCAACGCTTCTTATGATTGGCTAGTTCCCGTTTTCGACCTATCCACAGTAACATCAACCTTGAACACACGCAcactttctccttttttccCTTAAATCCCTTTTATGTTGTATCGTATTCGATTTGGAGGTTGCAGGAAGACATCTACAACAATCTCTCAGCAATGCGAGTCTCGCGAGCaatatgtaatttttttatggCTGGTTCTCTGGCTTGTCAATTATGCACGCTGTAGAATGCCTTTTACTGATAACATAATTTCTGCTCACAT includes these proteins:
- the LOC137969916 gene encoding protein NLRC3-like isoform X1, translated to MASTSCLSQEHEQASGDGKIKITILASEWGSSEGGLRELAIQLAKFSHARITVFLPKCREEEIKEALRSNVKILEATRRPGYEELEWLSFPPEDLQIDIIVGRGAKLGHQAQIIRKSHTCKWVQVVDTDPEELGMFESDENPISKSEEKRKVEVELCEMADFVVGIGPKLTEAFRTYLRSYRKQDVFELTPSVFDEFASVQQAPDERKRRSVLVFGRGNARHFKLKPGFDIVAKSIAELPDTHLVFVGAPDGTHEEIANRFLELGIPSNRLSVRGYTKSREALKKLFCEVDLALMPSRTEDFGLPVLEALSAGLPVLVSKNSGLGEALSNVPFGSSFVINSEDADAWEAAIRAIWNKERRTRLDEAMGLRDSYRKKYSWTKQSKDLLEKMHALVSGVSLEHQQIPAQVQRRMKRKCSWDLTDDTLENERPTRPKLGVFSAVKQASEQTEGDEATVSSAGSSFKHHGLSQTEGKLEDKKSVHHEGASSSDQSTTRDTRESCPSSQCSVGTQGASCPSGFIIERIRQIYQKCEGVVLPIPWCEDVSFHLKDIFTRLEIVTKQKRRGTVKQEITNMTGIFTPHKDCHNPLIVLIEGEPGMGKTTYSQKLAYDWATNQDHDWDESFPKIEVLLLLRCHDINSSIWEAIDDQILPKDVDTEVKEMFVKFLKENPSKVLLVLDGLDETDPQKVEVYLNLIKRKQLSGCHIVLTSRHEAGKKVRPYSDTLLEIKGFTESDAKTFIRRYFEHREDLAEGLITAIWHEGAEKEETSDGIPNVDDNQEEEEEDDWDVNTEALMNACSEEEENENDDGDDRDGDDDDDDAEEDCDHPQDSLRELTRSPLHTIFLCAIFEDLGSLPQNKTQLFKEIVLCVLRRYEVKNNISSESEDLVAVYKNDLFILGRMALKALRKGESYFEDTGEAIMGNRLIKFGFISDHGGSSRRKPCVRYTFLHRSFQEFFAGLYLAFLLLDGKVNCHSLVTEERQWLELKEVFLFMSGITALKNKYTVVSLINSMAAYVNSFGGTSPDEAAAFLIFVCDCIAASECQTVEGNLHLQLAHHLGETLHLTELNLSFMTSGDARTITLCLALEENSTLKELNLCWNDISDKGMNFLAEALSRNSTLTDLNLCGNYIGDAGLVLLSNALQENFTLTKLNLRCNSIGVDGITKLSEALKMNSALTILYLDLNHSIGVEGASSFSDTLTANSTLTHLYFGGNDIGDGGTAFVSQALGVNSTVLSHLDLSFNGIGDEGAASISKLLIADSTLSSLNLSVNLIGYKGASSLFTALAANSTLTDLDLSFNSIGDEGVSLLPHALEANTTLSKLGLCWNKICDKGASYVSNALATNSTLSSLNLSWNNIGHEGADFLSRALTANSTLINLDLSVNSIGDRGASSLSQALGTNSSLTDLDLRWNSIGDDGVTILSTALTKNSSLTSLNLISNSFSDDSVSSSFETLKANSTLTDLDLSGNGIGGEAASYFFQVINEHSAVAYLSILMG
- the LOC137969916 gene encoding protein NLRC3-like isoform X2; the protein is MASTSCLSQEHEQASGDGKIKITILASEWGSSEGGLRELAIQLAKFSHARITVFLPKCREEEIKEALRSNVKILEATRRPGYEELEWLSFPPEDLQIDIIVGRGAKLGHQAQIIRKSHTCKWVQVVDTDPEELGMFESDENPISKSEEKRKVEVELCEMADFVVGIGPKLTEAFRTYLRSYRKQDVFELTPSVFDEFASVQQAPDERKRRSVLVFGRGNARHFKLKPGFDIVAKSIAELPDTHLVFVGAPDGTHEEIANRFLELGIPSNRLSVRGYTKSREALKKLFCEVDLALMPSRTEDFGLPVLEALSAGLPVLVSKNSGLGEALSNVPFGSSFVINSEDADAWEAAIRAIWNKERRTRLDEAMGLRDSYRKKYSWTKQSKDLLEKMHALVSGVSLEHQQIPAQVQRRMKRKCSWDLTGSSFKHHGLSQTEGKLEDKKSVHHEGASSSDQSTTRDTRESCPSSQCSVGTQGASCPSGFIIERIRQIYQKCEGVVLPIPWCEDVSFHLKDIFTRLEIVTKQKRRGTVKQEITNMTGIFTPHKDCHNPLIVLIEGEPGMGKTTYSQKLAYDWATNQDHDWDESFPKIEVLLLLRCHDINSSIWEAIDDQILPKDVDTEVKEMFVKFLKENPSKVLLVLDGLDETDPQKVEVYLNLIKRKQLSGCHIVLTSRHEAGKKVRPYSDTLLEIKGFTESDAKTFIRRYFEHREDLAEGLITAIWHEGAEKEETSDGIPNVDDNQEEEEEDDWDVNTEALMNACSEEEENENDDGDDRDGDDDDDDAEEDCDHPQDSLRELTRSPLHTIFLCAIFEDLGSLPQNKTQLFKEIVLCVLRRYEVKNNISSESEDLVAVYKNDLFILGRMALKALRKGESYFEDTGEAIMGNRLIKFGFISDHGGSSRRKPCVRYTFLHRSFQEFFAGLYLAFLLLDGKVNCHSLVTEERQWLELKEVFLFMSGITALKNKYTVVSLINSMAAYVNSFGGTSPDEAAAFLIFVCDCIAASECQTVEGNLHLQLAHHLGETLHLTELNLSFMTSGDARTITLCLALEENSTLKELNLCWNDISDKGMNFLAEALSRNSTLTDLNLCGNYIGDAGLVLLSNALQENFTLTKLNLRCNSIGVDGITKLSEALKMNSALTILYLDLNHSIGVEGASSFSDTLTANSTLTHLYFGGNDIGDGGTAFVSQALGVNSTVLSHLDLSFNGIGDEGAASISKLLIADSTLSSLNLSVNLIGYKGASSLFTALAANSTLTDLDLSFNSIGDEGVSLLPHALEANTTLSKLGLCWNKICDKGASYVSNALATNSTLSSLNLSWNNIGHEGADFLSRALTANSTLINLDLSVNSIGDRGASSLSQALGTNSSLTDLDLRWNSIGDDGVTILSTALTKNSSLTSLNLISNSFSDDSVSSSFETLKANSTLTDLDLSGNGIGGEAASYFFQVINEHSAVAYLSILMG